A genomic region of Desulfobaccales bacterium contains the following coding sequences:
- a CDS encoding DUF374 domain-containing protein produces the protein MNLLLDLYILIQAGLLYLAINAICFTLRFNRDGPVKVRAAQEGKNCLFAVWHRETFVMFFLYRRRRAAILVSSEARGRILGQCARWLGYETIPTPTGDDKLAAARSAARLIKLLKSGHDAVIAVDGPIGPSHEVKPGVHYIAEKAGVSIVPIGVVAPFKLTLFWRWDKYFVPLPFSPVKIQVGKPVRPGAKAALALKQELLRLSQR, from the coding sequence ATGAACTTACTGCTCGATCTCTACATCCTTATCCAGGCCGGCCTTCTTTACCTGGCCATCAACGCGATTTGCTTCACCCTCCGTTTTAACCGCGATGGTCCGGTTAAGGTTCGGGCCGCGCAAGAAGGAAAAAATTGCCTCTTCGCCGTCTGGCATCGGGAGACCTTCGTGATGTTCTTCCTCTACCGTCGCCGCCGGGCGGCAATCCTCGTCTCCAGCGAAGCGCGCGGCCGGATCCTGGGGCAATGCGCCCGCTGGCTCGGGTACGAGACCATTCCGACGCCGACTGGCGACGACAAACTCGCCGCGGCCCGTTCCGCCGCCCGCTTGATCAAGCTCCTTAAATCAGGCCACGACGCAGTGATCGCGGTCGATGGGCCGATCGGCCCCAGCCATGAGGTGAAGCCTGGGGTTCATTACATCGCGGAAAAAGCTGGGGTATCAATTGTACCGATCGGGGTGGTTGCGCCGTTCAAATTAACCCTGTTCTGGCGCTGGGATAAATATTTTGTGCCGCTCCCTTTCTCACCTGTAAAGATACAGGTGGGGAAACCGGTCCGGCCGGGCGCCAAAGCCGCGCTAGCCCTCAAACAAGAGCTGCTTCGCCTTAGTCAACGATAG
- a CDS encoding radical SAM protein produces MKLLLIQPSMYQEVGKLLKFHKAFIPAITMPTLAALTPEDVEVQIVDEHVDEVDLDAKADLVGLTCHTFSASRAYELADEFRRRGRKVVLGGIHPTVLPEEAKEHADSVIIGEAEDSWAQVVNDFRAGTPRPFYRTPFPDLKKLVIPRIDLINLKKYQNMPFSNLPTIPLETSRGCPFSCDFCLVTQFYGSHHRSKPVANVVQEIKATGAKYYFFCDVNIGADVKRAEELFRALIPLKIKWAGQFNIFAARHPEMLRLAKQSGCYAAYLGIESINPASLKSVNKQINKIDDYAQQLKVFHDCGVPVHGSFVFGLDEDDEQTIDQTVEFVDRNHLDKVTYYFLFPVPGTAQYERLKAEGRMVHDRYWLDKSRSILDVHYQPKKISRERLLAKFWEANDRTFSLSSIIQRLFLPPQPQAPTSFVSNLYYRRMIKQRQLTFS; encoded by the coding sequence ATGAAGCTCCTCCTTATCCAGCCCTCCATGTACCAGGAAGTGGGTAAGCTGCTGAAGTTCCATAAGGCTTTTATTCCGGCGATCACCATGCCGACTTTGGCGGCCTTGACCCCGGAGGATGTTGAGGTCCAGATCGTCGACGAGCATGTTGACGAAGTTGACTTGGACGCCAAGGCCGACCTGGTCGGGCTGACCTGCCATACTTTTTCCGCTTCGCGCGCTTACGAGCTCGCCGACGAGTTCCGCCGGCGCGGCCGGAAAGTTGTGCTCGGAGGTATTCACCCGACGGTCTTGCCGGAAGAGGCCAAGGAGCACGCTGACAGCGTCATCATCGGCGAGGCCGAAGATAGCTGGGCCCAAGTGGTCAACGATTTCCGGGCCGGGACTCCGCGCCCCTTTTACCGCACCCCTTTTCCCGACCTGAAAAAACTAGTCATTCCCCGGATCGACCTGATCAATTTAAAGAAATATCAGAACATGCCCTTCTCTAATTTGCCGACGATCCCGCTCGAAACATCGCGCGGCTGTCCTTTTTCCTGCGATTTTTGCCTGGTGACCCAATTCTATGGCAGCCATCACCGCTCCAAGCCGGTCGCCAATGTTGTTCAGGAGATAAAAGCGACCGGTGCGAAGTATTATTTTTTCTGTGACGTTAATATCGGGGCGGATGTGAAGAGGGCGGAGGAACTTTTCCGCGCGCTCATCCCTTTAAAGATAAAGTGGGCGGGGCAATTCAATATCTTTGCCGCCCGGCACCCGGAGATGCTTCGTCTGGCCAAACAGAGCGGCTGTTACGCCGCCTACCTCGGGATAGAAAGTATCAATCCGGCCAGTTTAAAAAGCGTTAATAAGCAGATCAATAAGATCGATGATTATGCCCAGCAGTTAAAAGTCTTCCACGACTGTGGGGTCCCGGTCCACGGCAGTTTTGTTTTTGGTTTGGACGAAGATGACGAACAGACGATCGACCAGACGGTCGAGTTTGTCGACCGGAACCACCTGGACAAGGTCACTTACTATTTTCTTTTCCCGGTCCCGGGGACAGCGCAATATGAGCGGTTAAAGGCCGAGGGGAGAATGGTCCATGACCGTTACTGGCTGGATAAGTCCCGGTCGATCCTTGATGTCCATTATCAACCCAAAAAAATAAGCCGGGAAAGACTGCTGGCGAAGTTCTGGGAGGCTAATGACCGGACATTTTC